In a genomic window of Pangasianodon hypophthalmus isolate fPanHyp1 chromosome 1, fPanHyp1.pri, whole genome shotgun sequence:
- the LOC113523745 gene encoding pentraxin fusion protein isoform X1 produces the protein MHKMLALVVVSFSVLSFTSATKAGLSGKVLLFPYETDFSFVKLSPQKPLALSAFTLCMRISTELQDERQVILFAYRSNSTDELNMWREKDGRISFYLGGDGALFRLTPLSSFRTHLCLTWDSSTGLAAFHVDGRRSTRQIYRPGHKIRPRGTVLLGQDPDTHLGGFEVTQSFVGEMTDVNMWDFALSRMQINALYANLKHRVPRGNVFDWSTVEYEIHGNVVVVQDD, from the exons ATGCA TAAGATGCTCGCTTTGGTTGTTGTGTCGTTCTCTGTGCTGTCCTTCACCTCGGCCACTAAAG caGGTCTGAGTGGGAAGGTTCTCCTGTTCCCCTATGAGACAGATTTCAGTTTTGTCAAGCTATCTCCTCAGAAACCTCTTGCTCTCTCAGCATTCACTCTGTGCATGCGCATCTCTACTGAGCTGCAGGACGAGCGACAGGTCATCCTCTTTGCGTATCGCAGCAACAGCACAGATGAGCTCAACATGTGGCGCGAGAAGGATGGACGGATCTCATTCTACCTGGGCGGAGACGGTGCGCTTTTCCGCCTCACACCCCTCTCCAGCTTCCGCACTCACCTGTGTCTGACGTGGGACTCCAGCACCGGACTCGCCGCGTTCCATGTGGACGGACGCCGCAGCACACGACAGATCTACAGACCGGGCCACAAGATCCGTCCACGTGGCACTGTGCTGCTCGGCCAGGACCCTGACACACATCTGGGGGGCTTTGAGGTGACGCAGAGCTTCGTGGGTGAGATGACGGATGTGAACATGTGGGACTTTGCGCTGTCACGCATGCAAATCAACGCTCTGTACGCCAACCTGAAACACAGAGTGCCACGTGGAAACGTGTTCGACTGGAGCACCGTGGAGTATGAGATCCACGGCAATGTTGTGGTGGTGCAGGAcgactga
- the LOC113523745 gene encoding pentraxin fusion protein isoform X2: protein MHKMLALVVVSFSVLSFTSATKGLSGKVLLFPYETDFSFVKLSPQKPLALSAFTLCMRISTELQDERQVILFAYRSNSTDELNMWREKDGRISFYLGGDGALFRLTPLSSFRTHLCLTWDSSTGLAAFHVDGRRSTRQIYRPGHKIRPRGTVLLGQDPDTHLGGFEVTQSFVGEMTDVNMWDFALSRMQINALYANLKHRVPRGNVFDWSTVEYEIHGNVVVVQDD from the exons ATGCA TAAGATGCTCGCTTTGGTTGTTGTGTCGTTCTCTGTGCTGTCCTTCACCTCGGCCACTAAAG GTCTGAGTGGGAAGGTTCTCCTGTTCCCCTATGAGACAGATTTCAGTTTTGTCAAGCTATCTCCTCAGAAACCTCTTGCTCTCTCAGCATTCACTCTGTGCATGCGCATCTCTACTGAGCTGCAGGACGAGCGACAGGTCATCCTCTTTGCGTATCGCAGCAACAGCACAGATGAGCTCAACATGTGGCGCGAGAAGGATGGACGGATCTCATTCTACCTGGGCGGAGACGGTGCGCTTTTCCGCCTCACACCCCTCTCCAGCTTCCGCACTCACCTGTGTCTGACGTGGGACTCCAGCACCGGACTCGCCGCGTTCCATGTGGACGGACGCCGCAGCACACGACAGATCTACAGACCGGGCCACAAGATCCGTCCACGTGGCACTGTGCTGCTCGGCCAGGACCCTGACACACATCTGGGGGGCTTTGAGGTGACGCAGAGCTTCGTGGGTGAGATGACGGATGTGAACATGTGGGACTTTGCGCTGTCACGCATGCAAATCAACGCTCTGTACGCCAACCTGAAACACAGAGTGCCACGTGGAAACGTGTTCGACTGGAGCACCGTGGAGTATGAGATCCACGGCAATGTTGTGGTGGTGCAGGAcgactga